Proteins from a single region of Lysinibacillus sp. JNUCC-52:
- a CDS encoding dipicolinate synthase subunit B produces the protein MLTGKRIGLGITASHCTYEDVVPKIQNFINAGATVIPIITHSVLHAATRFGTGEEWIEKIEALTGEKVISSIKEAEPFGPSNPLDAMVIAPMTGNSISKFANAATDSPVLMAAKATLRNGSPVVLGISTNDALGLNGINIMKLLNSKNIYFIPFGQDSPHGKPNSLIADFTQMVETVDAAITHKKQLQPLLIQYFK, from the coding sequence TTGCTGACGGGTAAACGAATTGGTTTAGGTATTACGGCTTCACATTGCACGTATGAGGATGTTGTACCCAAAATTCAAAACTTTATTAATGCAGGGGCTACAGTTATCCCGATTATTACCCATTCGGTATTACATGCCGCGACACGTTTCGGTACAGGAGAAGAATGGATAGAAAAAATTGAGGCACTGACAGGAGAAAAAGTTATTTCTTCTATAAAAGAAGCAGAACCATTTGGACCATCCAATCCATTGGATGCAATGGTTATAGCGCCAATGACAGGTAATAGTATTAGCAAATTTGCCAATGCAGCGACAGATAGCCCTGTGTTGATGGCGGCAAAGGCAACGTTACGAAATGGTTCGCCTGTCGTTCTAGGCATTTCCACAAACGATGCGCTTGGACTTAACGGCATCAATATTATGAAATTGCTCAATTCAAAAAATATCTACTTTATCCCATTCGGTCAGGATTCTCCACATGGAAAACCGAATTCTTTAATAGCTGATTTTACTCAAATGGTCGAGACGGTTGATGCAGCAATTACGCATAAAAAACAATTACAGCCATTGTTGATACAATATTTCAAATAA
- a CDS encoding dipicolinate synthase codes for MENEKWLVIGEDSRLKELATMLRSPSRTVFYKRTSVWNEELNKLVLEFQPNKIILPILPLKIEVEQLYGISQVKFYTGRLTMHWKQLLEKNETNCYLQQESFIWQNARLTAEGFIATFYGLEQKCIYGQNFTIAGFGRIAKMLASLLVKMGANVHIVARSVVQVSEAKAYGYKASDLDDRKWSVHDGIFINTIPAKWITESFQDYVPAVLYDLASEPGCLDIDADQLQTYVLLPSLPGKYFAHNAAEILCKAIEEEENC; via the coding sequence TTGGAAAACGAAAAATGGCTGGTGATCGGCGAGGACTCAAGATTGAAAGAATTAGCAACGATGCTACGTAGTCCTTCACGTACAGTATTCTATAAAAGAACTTCTGTTTGGAATGAGGAGTTAAATAAACTTGTTTTAGAGTTTCAGCCCAATAAAATTATTCTGCCTATACTTCCTTTGAAGATAGAAGTAGAACAATTATATGGCATATCACAAGTTAAGTTTTATACTGGGCGATTGACAATGCATTGGAAACAATTGCTTGAAAAAAATGAGACCAATTGTTATTTACAGCAAGAGTCCTTTATTTGGCAAAATGCAAGGTTGACAGCGGAGGGATTTATCGCAACGTTTTACGGACTCGAGCAGAAATGTATTTACGGACAAAACTTTACTATCGCAGGCTTTGGGCGCATCGCCAAAATGCTCGCTTCTTTACTAGTAAAAATGGGTGCTAATGTCCATATTGTTGCGCGTTCAGTGGTACAAGTGAGTGAAGCGAAAGCTTATGGCTATAAAGCGTCTGATTTAGATGATCGCAAATGGTCGGTACATGATGGTATTTTCATCAATACGATTCCTGCTAAGTGGATTACAGAATCGTTTCAAGATTATGTGCCTGCCGTGTTATATGATTTAGCATCAGAGCCAGGCTGCTTAGATATTGATGCTGACCAGTTACAGACATATGTACTATTGCCATCATTACCTGGGAAATACTTTGCACATAATGCGGCAGAAATTTTGTGCAAGGCAATAGAGGAGGAAGAAAATTGCTGA
- a CDS encoding YlmC/YmxH family sporulation protein, with protein sequence MLLSEMVDKELIQVEGGVHFGILAHTECLLDVQTGKIHGFEIIKEKLPFQKKKVKVSEMIPWHEIILIGEDRILFNKTTTVQSEFLQ encoded by the coding sequence ATGCTATTATCTGAAATGGTGGATAAAGAGTTAATTCAAGTTGAAGGTGGTGTACATTTTGGCATACTGGCCCACACAGAATGCCTATTAGATGTGCAAACAGGAAAGATACATGGATTTGAGATTATTAAAGAAAAATTACCATTCCAAAAGAAGAAAGTGAAAGTTAGCGAAATGATTCCATGGCATGAAATTATATTAATTGGGGAAGATCGTATTTTATTTAACAAAACAACGACGGTACAGTCCGAATTTTTACAGTGA
- a CDS encoding GntR family transcriptional regulator codes for MHIHLSNASDKPIYEQITIQLKEAILANKLQAGDALPSIRALAKDLKISVMTTKRAYADLERDGFIETVAGKGSFVTERNQDFLREELLRQVEEYLHKAVRTAKTAGLTKEELADLLSLIVEEDH; via the coding sequence GTGCATATCCATTTAAGTAATGCGAGTGATAAACCAATTTACGAGCAAATTACTATACAGCTAAAAGAGGCAATTTTAGCTAATAAATTACAAGCTGGCGATGCACTCCCCTCTATTCGTGCACTCGCAAAGGATCTTAAAATTAGCGTTATGACAACAAAACGGGCATATGCAGATTTGGAGCGAGATGGCTTCATTGAAACGGTCGCTGGGAAGGGCAGTTTTGTCACTGAACGCAACCAAGACTTTCTTCGTGAGGAATTATTGCGTCAAGTAGAGGAGTATTTGCACAAAGCCGTAAGAACAGCTAAAACTGCAGGGCTTACAAAAGAGGAATTAGCAGACTTACTTTCGTTAATTGTAGAGGAGGACCACTAA
- a CDS encoding ABC transporter ATP-binding protein, producing the protein MNAIEIHDVHKSFAGFSLKDISFSVPQGTVMGFVGENGAGKSTTIKCILNLLKKEYGEIFLFGKDIVEHELAIKNDIGVVFDDLHIPETLNATQLDKFMKKVFKTWDSTYYFERLAQFKVPERKKVKKLSRGMRMKLSIALALSHHPKLLILDEPTSGLDPIIRDEILDLFLDFMQDETHSILFSSHITSDLEKIADYITFIHNGEILFSESKDILLYDYAIFKGNKEEVSDLPEQAIIRKRNGAFGLEVLVLKNEISEAFTVERPTIEDIMLFYVKGSVQL; encoded by the coding sequence ATGAATGCCATCGAAATTCACGATGTACACAAAAGCTTTGCAGGTTTCTCATTAAAGGATATTAGTTTTTCAGTACCTCAAGGAACTGTTATGGGCTTTGTTGGAGAGAACGGTGCAGGTAAGTCAACTACCATTAAATGCATACTCAATTTATTAAAAAAAGAATATGGCGAAATTTTTCTTTTCGGCAAAGATATTGTCGAACATGAGCTTGCGATAAAAAACGACATCGGTGTCGTTTTCGACGACTTGCACATACCTGAAACGCTTAATGCGACGCAGCTCGACAAATTCATGAAAAAAGTATTTAAAACATGGGATTCTACCTATTATTTTGAGCGACTGGCTCAATTTAAAGTACCTGAGCGAAAAAAAGTAAAGAAGTTATCCCGTGGAATGAGGATGAAGCTGTCGATTGCATTAGCGTTATCGCATCATCCAAAATTATTAATTTTAGATGAACCGACAAGTGGACTAGATCCAATTATACGTGATGAAATTCTCGACTTATTTTTAGATTTTATGCAGGACGAAACACATAGCATTTTATTTTCATCACATATAACGAGTGATCTGGAAAAGATAGCGGATTATATAACATTCATTCATAATGGAGAAATTTTATTTAGTGAAAGCAAGGATATTTTGCTGTATGACTACGCTATTTTCAAAGGCAATAAAGAGGAAGTAAGCGATTTACCTGAGCAAGCCATTATCCGCAAACGTAATGGCGCTTTCGGGCTAGAGGTACTTGTTCTAAAAAACGAAATAAGTGAAGCATTTACCGTTGAAAGGCCTACTATTGAAGATATCATGCTATTTTACGTGAAAGGTAGTGTTCAATTATGA
- a CDS encoding ABC-2 transporter permease: protein MTALLVKDLMTIQRQLKTQVLFLLPILFISFVFGQGYFIFPFLLFILIIQAVTALTYDELCDFDKYANTLPISKSEIVLSKYMLGLLLMFIGLIIALPIVLIINHFTNNWETVNYFLTFNLIIAAALCMLALLLPIYIKFGSIKGRYVLIFLCFIPGLIIGMLDEYFANILLVVSKLQHLSYLAPFIGLFILWISSLISTAIYKRKEF from the coding sequence ATGACTGCTCTTCTAGTGAAAGATTTAATGACCATTCAACGGCAATTAAAGACACAAGTCCTTTTTCTTTTACCTATTCTTTTTATATCCTTTGTATTTGGGCAAGGATATTTTATTTTTCCCTTTCTTTTATTTATCCTAATTATTCAAGCAGTCACTGCTCTTACTTATGATGAACTATGTGATTTTGATAAATATGCCAATACATTACCCATTTCAAAGAGCGAAATTGTTCTTAGTAAATACATGCTCGGCCTATTACTGATGTTTATTGGTTTGATTATTGCGTTACCTATAGTTTTGATAATTAATCACTTCACCAACAATTGGGAAACAGTTAATTATTTCCTTACATTTAACCTTATTATTGCGGCAGCATTATGTATGCTTGCTTTATTATTACCAATCTATATAAAATTCGGCTCTATAAAAGGAAGATACGTTCTTATTTTCCTATGCTTTATTCCAGGCTTGATTATCGGTATGTTAGATGAGTACTTTGCGAATATTTTGCTAGTTGTTTCTAAACTACAACATTTGAGCTATCTCGCACCTTTTATCGGACTTTTTATTTTATGGATATCTTCTCTTATTTCAACAGCAATCTATAAACGTAAGGAATTTTAG
- a CDS encoding ABC-2 transporter permease, which yields MEALVWHRLSMQKWYILIVLTISVTITFVNVRFFSNSSIVMFALIFSVTIVESMYTQDHKAKWELFVNSLPLTKKMQLQADYLYCYGLIALLFITSAPIYFSPFFVHSDSYEHFAIYFANISCAILLVCAQFYSHHIEETKGMRSFRMIIYVLLIFSINFPIHYYLSMVAANLSVMLIPTVISAIISIFVFRKCHVLYRAKEIY from the coding sequence ATGGAAGCTTTAGTATGGCATAGATTGTCTATGCAAAAGTGGTATATTTTAATCGTGCTAACTATTAGTGTGACCATTACTTTCGTAAACGTCCGTTTTTTCAGTAACTCTTCTATCGTCATGTTTGCGTTAATTTTTTCTGTGACGATAGTCGAAAGCATGTATACGCAAGATCATAAAGCGAAGTGGGAACTGTTTGTTAATAGTCTTCCTTTAACGAAAAAGATGCAGTTACAAGCGGATTACCTTTATTGTTATGGCTTAATTGCACTACTTTTTATCACATCTGCTCCTATTTATTTTTCACCGTTTTTCGTACATAGCGATAGCTACGAACATTTCGCTATTTATTTCGCAAATATTAGCTGCGCTATTTTGCTTGTTTGTGCGCAATTTTATTCACATCATATAGAGGAAACTAAAGGGATGCGGTCCTTTAGAATGATCATTTATGTATTACTTATTTTTTCTATCAATTTTCCGATCCATTATTATTTATCAATGGTAGCTGCTAATTTGTCAGTCATGTTAATACCAACAGTCATTAGCGCCATCATCAGTATTTTCGTTTTTCGAAAATGCCATGTGCTGTATAGAGCAAAAGAGATCTATTAA
- a CDS encoding HugZ family pyridoxamine 5'-phosphate oxidase — MQKEMNMDQIKQDYETFLQGKKSCVLSLVDAEGKPFSSTTPFVRLNGKFYVYISRIAEHFKLMEQSQFVDLICVADEAVTANPFATERARWQCTPTLLGNEGYEEVFALFDEVHNAKMMQLLRTLDFSLFELTPLEGRYVVGFGKAFDIDVTTDTLKHVVIDKK, encoded by the coding sequence ATGCAAAAAGAAATGAACATGGACCAAATTAAACAAGATTATGAAACGTTTTTACAAGGTAAAAAAAGTTGTGTGCTTAGTCTTGTAGATGCAGAAGGTAAGCCGTTCAGCAGTACTACACCATTTGTGCGACTAAACGGGAAATTCTATGTTTACATTAGTCGAATCGCTGAGCATTTTAAATTAATGGAGCAGTCTCAATTTGTTGATTTAATTTGTGTGGCAGATGAGGCCGTGACAGCGAACCCATTTGCTACAGAACGTGCACGTTGGCAATGTACACCAACTTTATTAGGTAATGAAGGCTATGAAGAAGTATTTGCATTATTCGATGAAGTGCATAATGCAAAAATGATGCAACTGTTACGTACACTTGATTTTTCGTTATTTGAGCTAACGCCATTGGAAGGTCGTTACGTTGTCGGCTTTGGTAAAGCGTTTGATATTGATGTAACTACTGATACATTAAAACATGTAGTAATTGATAAAAAATAA
- a CDS encoding ABC transporter ATP-binding protein — protein MLKIEELSVRYEQKEVVHNFSFDVKKGEVLSIIGPNGSGKSTILKAIARLQPYSGGTITFDGENIRRLSSKEIAQKMCILSQRNQAPADISVRNLVAYGRYPHKKWFERLNAEDEAIIDWALEKTQLMHYRDQPIAALSGGESQRAWIAMALTQRPQILLLDEPTTYLDIAHQHEVLELVRELNREMGMTVVMVLHDLNQASSYSDQIVVVKDGYRAQIGTPEDVMTEQMIQQIYRMEAEIQYVSWDSAPRIQLKSTVKA, from the coding sequence TTGTTAAAAATTGAAGAGCTATCTGTCCGTTATGAGCAAAAAGAAGTTGTCCATAATTTTTCATTTGATGTCAAAAAAGGAGAGGTCCTATCCATTATCGGTCCGAATGGCTCTGGAAAGTCTACAATACTAAAGGCCATTGCACGGTTGCAGCCTTATAGTGGTGGGACAATTACCTTCGATGGCGAAAACATACGTCGACTTTCGTCTAAGGAAATTGCACAGAAAATGTGCATACTTAGTCAGCGAAATCAAGCACCAGCAGATATTTCAGTTCGTAATTTAGTCGCATATGGTCGTTACCCACATAAAAAATGGTTTGAACGTTTAAATGCTGAAGATGAAGCAATCATTGATTGGGCATTAGAGAAAACGCAATTAATGCATTATCGAGATCAACCTATAGCAGCGTTATCTGGTGGAGAATCGCAACGCGCATGGATTGCGATGGCATTGACACAGCGACCACAAATTTTATTATTGGATGAGCCTACGACCTATTTAGATATTGCCCATCAACATGAAGTACTGGAATTAGTACGAGAGCTTAATCGTGAAATGGGGATGACGGTTGTCATGGTGCTCCATGATCTAAATCAAGCATCTAGTTATAGCGACCAAATTGTCGTTGTAAAGGACGGATACCGAGCACAAATTGGTACACCTGAAGATGTGATGACAGAACAAATGATTCAGCAAATTTATCGGATGGAAGCGGAAATACAATATGTATCATGGGATTCTGCTCCACGAATTCAATTAAAAAGTACTGTGAAGGCATAG
- a CDS encoding FecCD family ABC transporter permease yields MISTTRSRIIVIATFVLTLIAAIVAIGLGSVHITIPEILSTILNGRTNEGVYTTIIWDIRLPRVLLALIIGANIAISGALLQAVMGNPLADPGLTGVTSGAAAFVLLIMLANPEFTNYIPIAAFVGGLLAATIVYALAWRRSGISPITIILSGVAVNALGGGIIGFLSIMYSDRLPSAVQWLNGSLAAKGNASLHMIYPYAIIGWIISIFAIRKANIIRLGDQVAVNLGENVTRIRIMLSILAVFLAAISVAAIGMIGFVGLIVPHMARMLVGSDYKYMLPMSMAMGAIVLLIADTGGRTLFAPLDIPAGIIMAVIGGPYFLYLMRKKAF; encoded by the coding sequence ATGATTAGTACAACGAGAAGTCGCATAATCGTAATTGCTACCTTTGTGCTGACATTAATAGCAGCAATTGTTGCCATTGGACTTGGAAGTGTCCATATTACAATTCCAGAAATACTATCGACGATATTAAATGGCCGAACAAATGAAGGTGTGTATACAACGATAATCTGGGATATTCGACTGCCGCGTGTGTTACTAGCATTGATTATTGGCGCAAATATTGCAATTTCAGGGGCGCTATTGCAGGCGGTAATGGGAAATCCACTAGCTGACCCAGGATTGACAGGTGTAACAAGTGGTGCTGCTGCCTTTGTGTTACTAATTATGTTAGCAAATCCAGAATTCACAAACTATATTCCGATAGCAGCATTTGTAGGAGGCTTACTTGCAGCAACAATTGTCTATGCATTAGCTTGGCGTCGTTCAGGTATTTCTCCAATTACCATTATTTTGTCAGGTGTGGCTGTTAATGCGCTAGGTGGCGGAATCATTGGTTTCCTTTCCATTATGTATAGCGATCGTCTTCCATCTGCTGTGCAATGGTTAAATGGTAGTCTTGCCGCGAAGGGAAATGCTTCGCTCCATATGATTTATCCTTACGCGATTATCGGTTGGATTATATCAATCTTTGCTATCCGAAAGGCGAATATTATCCGCCTAGGGGACCAAGTTGCTGTGAACCTCGGTGAAAATGTAACACGTATTCGCATTATGTTATCAATTTTAGCTGTATTTTTAGCTGCTATTTCAGTAGCGGCAATCGGCATGATTGGTTTTGTCGGCTTAATCGTTCCACATATGGCACGCATGCTTGTAGGCTCAGACTATAAGTACATGCTACCAATGAGTATGGCGATGGGAGCAATTGTATTACTTATTGCAGATACAGGTGGTCGGACATTATTTGCCCCACTAGATATTCCAGCGGGGATAATTATGGCTGTTATTGGTGGACCATATTTCTTATATTTAATGCGAAAGAAGGCGTTTTAA
- a CDS encoding ABC transporter substrate-binding protein, with product MKKWIWISLLVIVCALAGCAKQEEKSVEKETDKQQDVTADVKEDASSKAFDDGVDEEAFQKALASFPTEVPEKIVTTSVPLTEMLNLLGITPVGVPTSTNPLPKDFEAITKIGSPMAPDLEVISSLQTELIIGASALQSSLDQALTGMNIPSAYLPTESYDDLKLSFKVLGTYFGKEEKMNEVLQSIVAKENELEEQGKGKELPSVMLVIGTSDSFMVMNEKSYLGSLVERLGADNIAQSVLKAESTYSPMNLEDIVVADPDMIFVLASGDHGANEDKFKQEIEKNSAWTQLSAYKNDKIYMLDYSTFGVTSIANVETALTTIADYFYK from the coding sequence ATGAAAAAGTGGATATGGATTAGTCTTTTAGTAATTGTATGTGCATTAGCAGGATGTGCGAAGCAAGAAGAAAAAAGTGTAGAAAAAGAAACAGATAAACAACAAGATGTAACAGCAGATGTAAAAGAGGATGCATCATCAAAGGCATTTGACGACGGCGTAGATGAGGAAGCATTTCAAAAAGCGTTAGCAAGTTTCCCGACAGAGGTGCCTGAAAAGATCGTCACAACATCTGTCCCATTAACAGAAATGCTTAACCTATTAGGTATTACACCAGTGGGAGTTCCAACATCGACAAATCCACTTCCTAAAGATTTTGAAGCAATTACGAAGATTGGCTCACCGATGGCACCTGATTTAGAAGTAATTTCAAGTTTACAAACAGAGTTAATTATTGGGGCATCAGCTCTTCAAAGCTCATTAGATCAAGCACTTACAGGTATGAATATTCCATCAGCATATTTACCGACAGAGTCATATGACGATTTAAAATTAAGTTTCAAAGTACTAGGTACATACTTTGGGAAAGAAGAAAAAATGAATGAAGTGCTACAAAGTATTGTAGCGAAAGAAAATGAACTAGAAGAACAGGGGAAAGGCAAGGAACTTCCATCTGTAATGTTAGTCATTGGTACATCGGATTCATTCATGGTAATGAACGAAAAATCTTATTTAGGTAGTTTAGTTGAGCGTTTAGGTGCTGATAATATTGCACAATCAGTGTTAAAAGCAGAATCAACATATTCACCAATGAACTTAGAAGACATTGTAGTAGCTGATCCAGATATGATTTTTGTATTAGCATCAGGTGATCACGGAGCAAATGAAGATAAATTTAAGCAAGAAATTGAAAAAAATAGTGCATGGACGCAATTGTCAGCTTATAAAAATGACAAAATCTATATGCTTGATTATAGTACATTTGGTGTAACATCTATTGCCAATGTAGAAACAGCACTTACAACAATTGCAGATTATTTCTACAAGTAA
- a CDS encoding M16 family metallopeptidase, which translates to MVQVHTCQNGVRIVSEQIDHVRSVALGIFVNAGSRYELPEENGITHFIEHMLFKGTKTRTARQIAEEFDRIGGELNAFTSKENTCYYAKVLDHHAELAITILADMFFHSTFTEEELEKERQVVLEEIFMSEDAPDDDVHEKLWEVMYPNDALGRPILGTAATLKTFTADVIRQYMAKHYGPESIVISVAGNISPSLLTTIENLFGQYEASPHAVVPVLTNPQFQPGEIMKTRDTEQAHLAISYPAIGVKDPDMYSFIALNNIIGGNMSSRLFQEVREERGLAYTIFSYQSCYADVGAFTIYGSASRQQLAQLQHTIDATLLDIVAGGVTEEELDNAKEQLKGSFVLGLEGTGARMNRNGTSELVHRRHRTVDEVLASIDAVTMDSIDRLIAKILKAEPAIAIIGPEA; encoded by the coding sequence TTGGTACAAGTACATACATGTCAAAACGGTGTGCGTATTGTGTCCGAGCAAATTGATCATGTAAGATCTGTTGCGCTGGGCATATTTGTCAATGCGGGTTCTCGCTATGAACTTCCAGAAGAGAATGGGATTACACACTTTATCGAACATATGCTTTTTAAAGGGACAAAAACGCGAACTGCTCGCCAAATAGCAGAAGAATTTGATCGTATTGGTGGGGAGCTAAATGCCTTTACTTCAAAGGAAAATACATGCTATTATGCAAAAGTTTTAGATCATCATGCGGAGCTTGCCATAACAATTCTTGCTGATATGTTCTTTCATTCGACTTTTACGGAAGAAGAATTGGAGAAAGAGCGTCAAGTAGTACTAGAGGAAATATTCATGAGTGAAGATGCTCCTGATGATGATGTGCATGAAAAGCTTTGGGAAGTAATGTATCCAAATGATGCACTAGGCCGTCCAATTTTAGGGACTGCTGCTACATTAAAAACATTTACTGCAGATGTGATTCGACAGTATATGGCTAAACATTATGGGCCAGAGTCGATTGTCATTTCCGTGGCTGGCAATATTTCACCGTCACTATTAACGACAATTGAAAACTTATTTGGACAATATGAGGCTTCACCGCATGCTGTGGTACCTGTCTTGACAAATCCACAGTTCCAACCAGGAGAAATTATGAAAACGCGTGATACGGAACAGGCTCATTTAGCGATTTCCTATCCTGCAATTGGGGTCAAAGATCCAGATATGTATAGTTTTATTGCCTTAAATAATATTATAGGTGGTAACATGAGCTCCCGTCTGTTCCAAGAAGTACGTGAAGAGCGTGGCTTAGCTTATACAATTTTCTCCTATCAATCATGCTATGCAGACGTTGGGGCATTTACGATTTATGGCAGTGCAAGTCGCCAACAACTAGCGCAATTGCAGCATACAATTGATGCTACATTGCTAGATATTGTAGCGGGAGGCGTGACTGAGGAAGAGTTAGATAATGCTAAGGAACAGCTAAAAGGAAGCTTTGTGCTTGGTCTTGAAGGAACGGGTGCGCGTATGAATCGGAATGGGACAAGTGAATTAGTTCATCGACGCCATCGTACAGTAGATGAAGTATTGGCGTCAATTGATGCTGTTACGATGGATTCAATAGATCGACTCATTGCCAAAATTTTAAAAGCAGAGCCGGCAATTGCTATAATCGGACCTGAAGCTTAA